A portion of the uncultured Draconibacterium sp. genome contains these proteins:
- a CDS encoding AsmA family protein, with amino-acid sequence MKRIIVIILIVIAVLLGAVLAIPVFFKQTIIDVAKSTLNKQVNAEVEFADLKLSLFKNFPKVTVDLQDLMIKGKGEFAQDTLLNVPRFAATMNMSSLFSSNRSIEEVILENPSLNLVVAESGNVNWDVAPASGMAEKKSAAEADSEEFQLALENIEVNDARLIYNDKLAKMRADLEDINLDISGEMFGNTTQLNIGGVVRDLTYSMEGVTYVSNTSLDLKTLLDVDFESMLFTIMESELLVNRLPLELSGDFSVPSDTTFLNLQLNTKASDFENFLALVPKDYEEYLKDITTTGSATISGGVSGYYIDEDYPKVDFQVKVENGNFKYAEMPEQIQNISAEMLMGKPQGDLDLLKININEAHAEIRNNPVDLTFKISNPVSDPLFDGAFVGKVNLDHLKDALPIDSVNMSGIIDANLFVNGRYSDVEAEAYDKIKSDGVVLLNNFIYDSPELTQQVVIPSGKMDFSPASINLSDLNMRVGQSDFHLSGKIGNYLNYVLKDGVLNGTMQLNSNFVNLNELLSLQVAPTAENTTETASEEEAVLAFDVPENIDFTFRSSIKRAVLNRIPITDIKGEVKAVDKKLILDGLDMNMLDGKMTMNGSYENTTQNQPLFDFGFDIAGFDIPALYQTVAGFRKLIPGAGNSTGRLSTSLGLKGRLSPQLKLIPASANGTGKFSTNNVEIKNSQLFNQLSGIIQKEKLRDVTIGDFTANLTVEDGGINLRPFTTKVIGQETTVSGTLNAQSLLDMRLDFNVEREMFGPDIQKILKVLPGNEKITMLPAGVLIKGPVGEPKVNLDLSATQKAVTDATKDDLKNSLNKLGDGLKKLFK; translated from the coding sequence ATGAAGCGAATTATTGTAATTATACTCATCGTGATTGCCGTGCTTTTAGGAGCAGTATTGGCAATTCCGGTGTTCTTTAAACAAACAATTATCGATGTGGCAAAAAGTACCCTCAACAAGCAAGTAAATGCCGAGGTAGAATTTGCCGATCTGAAACTGTCATTATTCAAAAATTTCCCTAAGGTAACTGTCGATCTGCAGGATCTAATGATTAAAGGGAAAGGTGAGTTTGCACAGGATACATTGCTGAATGTGCCACGATTTGCAGCAACAATGAATATGTCATCACTTTTTAGTTCCAATCGTAGTATCGAGGAAGTGATTCTTGAAAATCCGTCGCTTAACCTGGTGGTTGCCGAGTCCGGAAATGTAAACTGGGATGTTGCACCGGCATCGGGAATGGCAGAAAAGAAAAGTGCAGCAGAGGCTGATTCCGAAGAATTTCAATTGGCACTGGAAAACATTGAAGTGAACGATGCGCGTCTGATTTACAACGATAAATTGGCAAAAATGCGTGCTGATCTGGAAGACATTAACCTGGATATTTCGGGCGAAATGTTTGGCAATACCACGCAACTGAACATTGGGGGAGTCGTTCGCGATCTCACTTATTCGATGGAAGGAGTTACGTATGTTTCAAACACATCGCTGGATTTGAAAACCTTGCTCGATGTTGATTTTGAATCGATGCTATTTACCATTATGGAAAGCGAGCTGCTGGTAAATCGCCTGCCACTTGAATTAAGTGGCGATTTCAGCGTGCCAAGCGACACTACATTTCTCAACCTTCAGTTAAATACAAAAGCTTCGGATTTCGAGAACTTTTTGGCGCTGGTACCCAAAGATTATGAAGAGTATTTAAAAGACATTACAACCACAGGCTCAGCAACAATTTCAGGAGGAGTCTCGGGCTATTATATTGATGAGGATTACCCGAAAGTAGACTTTCAGGTTAAAGTAGAAAATGGCAATTTTAAATACGCCGAAATGCCGGAGCAAATACAAAATATCAGTGCCGAAATGCTGATGGGGAAACCACAGGGCGATCTTGATCTGCTGAAAATAAATATCAATGAAGCGCATGCCGAAATTCGTAATAACCCGGTTGATTTGACCTTTAAAATTTCGAATCCGGTAAGCGATCCACTTTTTGATGGTGCATTTGTTGGAAAAGTAAATCTTGATCATTTAAAAGATGCTTTGCCGATTGACAGCGTAAATATGTCAGGAATAATTGATGCCAATTTGTTTGTAAATGGCCGATACTCTGATGTGGAAGCTGAAGCGTATGATAAAATTAAATCAGATGGAGTTGTGTTGTTAAATAACTTTATTTACGACTCGCCGGAACTCACACAACAGGTAGTTATTCCATCGGGTAAAATGGATTTTTCGCCGGCCAGTATCAATCTCAGCGATTTGAATATGCGGGTTGGTCAGAGTGATTTTCATTTGTCGGGCAAAATTGGCAATTACTTAAATTATGTGCTTAAAGATGGTGTGTTGAATGGAACGATGCAGCTTAATTCGAACTTTGTAAATTTAAACGAGTTGCTGAGTTTACAGGTAGCACCAACTGCTGAAAATACGACTGAAACAGCAAGTGAGGAGGAGGCAGTGCTGGCTTTTGATGTTCCTGAAAATATTGATTTTACTTTTCGTTCATCAATAAAAAGGGCGGTTTTGAACCGGATTCCGATTACCGATATAAAAGGCGAGGTTAAAGCTGTGGATAAAAAACTGATCCTCGATGGTCTGGACATGAATATGCTGGATGGTAAAATGACAATGAATGGCTCGTATGAAAACACCACACAAAATCAGCCACTTTTTGATTTTGGTTTTGACATTGCCGGGTTCGATATTCCGGCGTTGTACCAAACAGTAGCCGGTTTTCGCAAGCTTATTCCGGGAGCCGGTAACAGCACCGGACGACTTAGCACCAGCTTGGGGCTGAAAGGTAGACTTAGCCCACAGTTAAAACTTATTCCTGCGTCGGCTAATGGAACAGGGAAATTCAGTACCAATAACGTTGAAATTAAAAATTCTCAATTGTTCAATCAGTTGAGTGGAATTATTCAAAAGGAAAAACTGCGCGATGTTACTATTGGCGATTTTACGGCTAATTTAACGGTTGAAGATGGCGGAATAAATTTGCGTCCGTTCACAACAAAAGTAATTGGCCAGGAGACCACGGTTAGCGGAACGCTGAATGCTCAGAGTTTGTTGGATATGCGACTCGATTTTAATGTTGAGCGTGAAATGTTTGGCCCTGATATTCAGAAAATATTAAAAGTACTTCCCGGAAACGAAAAAATTACCATGCTGCCTGCCGGAGTGTTAATTAAAGGTCCGGTTGGAGAACCAAAAGTTAACCTTGATTTAAGTGCTACGCAAAAAGCGGTTACCGATGCCACAAAAGATGATTTGAAAAATTCGTTGAATAAGTTAGGAGACGGACTCAAAAAGCTCTTTAAATAA
- a CDS encoding SDR family oxidoreductase, whose protein sequence is MTDKVVVITGASSGIGKALAEKYAAEGFNLVLAARRIERLEALKEKLSNVEVLPVKTDVSNEEDCKHLIDKTIERFGKINILINNAGISMRALLEDVETEVLRKVMDVNYWGTVYCTKYALPYLLEQKGSVAGVISTGGYIGLPGRTGYSSSKFAVRGFLDTLRVEYLRAGLHVLVVAPGFTASEIRETALVADGSQQGKTPRNENKMMSAERCASIMYRAIKNRRRKMIVSFWDGKVIVLVAKLWAWVVDQILYAVFKNEPDSPLK, encoded by the coding sequence ATGACAGACAAAGTAGTTGTAATTACCGGAGCTTCGTCAGGAATTGGAAAAGCATTAGCCGAAAAGTATGCCGCAGAGGGTTTTAACCTCGTTTTAGCTGCGCGCAGGATTGAGCGTTTAGAGGCGCTTAAAGAAAAACTCTCCAATGTTGAAGTTTTGCCCGTAAAAACTGATGTCTCGAACGAAGAAGATTGTAAGCATTTGATTGATAAAACAATTGAACGTTTCGGAAAAATAAATATTCTGATTAACAATGCCGGAATTTCGATGCGCGCATTACTCGAAGACGTTGAAACCGAAGTATTGCGAAAAGTGATGGACGTGAACTATTGGGGAACTGTCTATTGTACAAAATATGCGCTTCCGTATTTGTTGGAGCAAAAAGGTTCTGTTGCAGGCGTAATATCAACTGGAGGTTATATCGGATTGCCAGGTCGTACCGGTTACTCTTCATCGAAGTTTGCAGTTCGTGGATTTTTGGATACACTGCGTGTTGAATACCTGCGCGCCGGATTACATGTTTTAGTAGTGGCTCCCGGATTTACAGCTTCCGAAATTCGTGAAACAGCGCTGGTTGCCGATGGAAGTCAGCAAGGGAAAACACCACGTAACGAAAATAAAATGATGTCGGCCGAGCGTTGTGCATCCATTATGTACCGTGCCATTAAAAACCGCCGTCGTAAAATGATCGTTTCTTTCTGGGATGGAAAAGTAATTGTGCTTGTCGCCAAACTTTGGGCCTGGGTGGTTGATCAGATTCTTTACGCCGTTTTCAAAAACGAACCGGATTCTCCGTTGAAATAG
- the ahpF gene encoding alkyl hydroperoxide reductase subunit F: MLQQAIKDKLQEVFSPLKNNYTFQVAVADSHPDKAQLTGLLEDVAATSEKISVSVKTGNGLEFTILKNNEPSNIIFRAVPTGHEFPSLLTAILNLDGIGKNLPDEAVANQIKGLKGDIVLKSYISLTCTNCPEVVQALNVLTLINPNIRHEIIDGQINKEEVEALGIQAVPTVYTNGEQLHVGRSSIGELLAKLEEKVGSEPIETAPVEKKYDVVVVGGGPAGVSAAVYSARKGFSVALVAEKVGGQLNETVSIENMISIPQTTGTKLSADLMSHLNDYPIDVLENRRVENVNVKDGIKEVQTSLNETFKTPALIIATGASWRRLGVPGENEYIGSGVAFCTHCDGPFYKGKKVVVVGGGNSGLEAAIDLSSIASEVTVLEFMDELKGDQVLQDKLKTLANVTIHTNAQTTAVIGDGNKVTALEFKNRETEKTETIVTDGVFVQIGLQANSKVFSEMVETNRMGEIEIDAHCRTKQAGVYAAGDVSVVPYKQIVIAMGEGSKAALSAFEDKIKNKLVQN, translated from the coding sequence ATGTTACAACAAGCCATAAAAGATAAATTACAAGAAGTTTTCAGCCCGCTAAAAAACAATTATACCTTTCAGGTTGCAGTTGCAGATTCTCATCCTGACAAAGCCCAGTTAACAGGTTTGTTGGAGGATGTAGCAGCTACATCTGAAAAAATCAGTGTTTCAGTAAAAACAGGAAACGGGCTGGAATTTACCATTCTAAAGAATAATGAGCCATCAAACATCATTTTTCGTGCTGTGCCAACCGGACACGAATTTCCATCGTTGCTAACTGCAATTTTAAATCTTGACGGCATAGGCAAAAACCTGCCCGACGAAGCAGTTGCCAACCAAATTAAAGGACTGAAAGGCGATATTGTACTAAAAAGTTACATTTCGCTAACCTGTACCAACTGCCCCGAAGTAGTTCAGGCATTAAATGTGTTAACATTAATAAATCCAAATATTCGTCACGAAATTATTGACGGACAAATTAACAAAGAAGAAGTTGAAGCACTGGGAATACAAGCTGTTCCAACCGTTTACACCAATGGAGAACAATTGCATGTTGGACGCTCTTCGATTGGTGAATTGCTTGCTAAATTGGAAGAAAAAGTAGGATCGGAACCAATTGAAACAGCACCGGTTGAAAAGAAATATGATGTTGTTGTAGTAGGTGGAGGACCAGCCGGAGTTTCTGCTGCAGTTTATTCAGCACGAAAAGGATTTTCGGTTGCCTTGGTTGCCGAAAAAGTAGGTGGCCAACTAAATGAAACCGTTTCTATTGAGAATATGATTTCGATACCGCAAACTACCGGAACAAAACTTTCGGCCGATTTAATGAGCCACCTGAATGATTATCCGATTGATGTGCTTGAAAACCGTCGCGTTGAAAATGTTAACGTCAAAGACGGGATTAAAGAAGTGCAAACATCATTGAATGAAACATTTAAAACTCCTGCATTAATAATTGCAACCGGTGCGAGCTGGAGACGTTTGGGTGTTCCCGGCGAAAATGAATACATCGGATCAGGAGTAGCATTCTGTACTCACTGCGACGGCCCATTTTACAAAGGCAAAAAAGTAGTTGTTGTTGGTGGTGGAAATTCAGGTTTGGAAGCAGCCATCGACCTATCGTCAATTGCATCGGAAGTTACCGTTCTTGAGTTTATGGACGAGCTAAAAGGCGACCAGGTACTGCAAGACAAACTAAAAACATTAGCAAATGTTACCATCCACACCAATGCGCAAACAACAGCCGTTATTGGCGACGGAAACAAGGTAACAGCACTGGAATTTAAAAACAGAGAAACAGAAAAAACAGAAACAATAGTTACAGATGGTGTATTTGTTCAAATAGGATTGCAAGCCAACAGTAAAGTATTCTCCGAAATGGTTGAAACCAACCGGATGGGAGAAATAGAAATTGATGCTCATTGCCGCACAAAACAAGCGGGTGTTTACGCTGCCGGAGATGTTTCGGTGGTTCCGTACAAACAAATTGTAATTGCGATGGGCGAAGGATCGAAAGCTGCTCTCTCAGCCTTTGAAGACAAGATTAAAAATAAACTGGTTCAGAATTAA
- the ahpC gene encoding alkyl hydroperoxide reductase subunit C — MSQIGNQVVDFEVQAFENNEFKTVKKEDILGKWSIFFFYPADFTFVCPTELEDLANKYDEFKATGTEIYSVSTDTHFVHKAWHDTSETIKKIKYPMLADPTGVLSRGFDVMIEEAGLAERGTFIVNPQGEIVAYEVVAGNVGRNADELLRRLKALQFVAEHPSEVCPAKWEEGQKTLEPSIDLVGVI, encoded by the coding sequence ATGTCACAAATTGGAAATCAAGTAGTAGATTTTGAAGTTCAAGCTTTTGAAAACAACGAGTTTAAAACCGTAAAAAAAGAAGACATCCTGGGAAAATGGTCAATCTTTTTCTTCTACCCGGCCGACTTTACTTTTGTTTGCCCAACCGAATTGGAAGATTTAGCAAATAAGTACGACGAGTTTAAAGCAACAGGAACCGAGATTTATTCAGTATCAACCGATACGCATTTCGTACATAAAGCATGGCACGATACATCAGAAACCATCAAAAAAATTAAATACCCAATGTTGGCCGATCCAACCGGAGTATTATCACGCGGTTTTGATGTAATGATTGAAGAAGCCGGTTTGGCCGAGCGTGGAACTTTCATTGTAAATCCACAAGGCGAAATTGTTGCTTACGAAGTAGTTGCCGGAAACGTAGGTAGAAATGCAGATGAATTGCTACGTCGTTTAAAAGCACTTCAGTTTGTTGCTGAGCACCCATCAGAAGTGTGTCCTGCAAAATGGGAAGAAGGACAAAAAACATTAGAGCCAAGCATCGATCTTGTTGGTGTGATCTAA
- a CDS encoding hydrogen peroxide-inducible genes activator → MTLQQLEYILALNKYRHFVKASEKCNVTQPTLSTMIQKLEAELKVDIFDRSKHPVQPTALGAKIIEQAERSLTEIKKIREIVLNETDSVNGTLHIGVIPTLATYLVPRFIQVFGERCSSVQLSMSEMNTATLIDTLKRDGVDMFIAATPLNEPDFLEIPLFYERFYAYFTADHPLKDIPLKPSNMPQEKLWVLEEGHCLRDQVFNFCTTTMPYNQIFEAGSIDTLVRIVDLNGGYTLIPELHLPMLTDEQRKNVREIDDPPAIREVSIVIHKNFVKERILNEVGEAFKTIIPDEMIDERLKKFAIRL, encoded by the coding sequence ATGACTTTGCAACAACTGGAATATATTCTTGCGCTGAATAAATACAGGCATTTTGTTAAAGCGTCGGAGAAATGTAACGTTACGCAACCCACGCTCAGTACGATGATTCAGAAACTGGAGGCCGAGTTGAAAGTAGATATTTTCGATCGGTCGAAACACCCGGTTCAACCTACTGCGCTTGGAGCAAAAATCATTGAACAGGCTGAACGTTCATTAACAGAGATAAAAAAAATCCGTGAGATTGTTTTAAACGAAACCGACTCGGTGAACGGAACGCTGCATATTGGTGTAATTCCAACACTGGCAACTTACCTGGTACCACGTTTTATCCAGGTTTTTGGCGAAAGATGCAGTTCGGTGCAATTGTCCATGTCAGAAATGAATACTGCTACTTTAATTGATACATTAAAAAGAGATGGGGTAGATATGTTTATTGCTGCAACTCCGCTTAACGAACCCGATTTCCTGGAGATTCCGTTATTTTACGAGCGGTTTTATGCCTATTTTACTGCCGATCATCCGTTAAAAGACATTCCATTAAAACCGTCGAATATGCCGCAGGAAAAACTGTGGGTGCTTGAAGAAGGGCATTGTTTGCGCGATCAGGTTTTTAATTTTTGTACTACAACAATGCCGTATAACCAGATTTTTGAAGCCGGAAGTATTGATACGCTGGTGCGAATTGTGGACCTGAACGGAGGTTATACTTTGATTCCTGAATTACATTTGCCAATGTTAACTGATGAACAACGAAAAAATGTGCGGGAAATTGATGATCCGCCGGCTATTCGCGAAGTGTCGATTGTTATTCATAAAAACTTTGTAAAAGAGCGTATTTTGAATGAGGTGGGAGAGGCTTTTAAAACGATTATTCCTGATGAAATGATTGACGAGCGTTTAAAGAAGTTTGCGATTCGATTGTAG
- the rocD gene encoding ornithine--oxo-acid transaminase, with translation MTKLSSADYMAKEDKFGAHNYHPLPVVLSKGDGIFVWDVEGKKYFDFLAAYSAVNQGHCHPKIIDALTDQAKTLALTSRAFYNDVLGEWEEYMTKLFGYDKMLPMNSGAEADETALKLIRKWAYKVKGIPTNEAKIVVCDGNFHGRTITIISMSSDPDAYSHYGPYTPGFVNIPYNDIERLEKELQDPNVAGFLVEPIQAEAGVYVPEDGYLKKASELCKKYNVLFVADEVQTGLARTGKMLACDHEDVRPDILVLGKAVSGGIYPVSCVLADDEIMLTIKPGEHGSTYGGNPIAGKVAMAALDVIQEEGLIENAERLGKIFRKEMSAIDSPLIEMVRGKGLLNAVAIKPTNGKTAWDVCLALKENGLIAKPTHEHIIRFTPPLVITEEQLMEAIEIIKTTIKQFEA, from the coding sequence ATGACTAAATTAAGTTCTGCAGATTACATGGCCAAAGAGGATAAATTTGGCGCACATAACTATCATCCGCTACCGGTTGTTTTATCGAAAGGCGATGGCATTTTTGTTTGGGATGTTGAGGGTAAAAAATACTTCGACTTTCTGGCAGCGTATTCGGCTGTTAACCAGGGACACTGCCACCCTAAAATAATTGATGCACTTACCGATCAGGCAAAAACGCTGGCATTAACTTCAAGGGCTTTTTATAACGATGTGCTGGGCGAATGGGAAGAATACATGACCAAACTGTTTGGCTACGATAAAATGTTGCCGATGAACTCGGGCGCCGAGGCTGATGAAACAGCATTAAAACTGATTCGCAAATGGGCTTACAAAGTAAAAGGCATACCAACAAATGAAGCCAAAATTGTGGTTTGCGACGGTAATTTCCACGGACGCACCATCACTATAATTTCCATGTCGAGCGACCCGGATGCTTACAGTCATTACGGGCCATATACTCCCGGTTTTGTAAATATTCCGTACAACGATATTGAGCGACTGGAAAAGGAATTGCAGGATCCGAATGTGGCAGGTTTTCTGGTTGAACCCATTCAGGCAGAAGCAGGTGTTTATGTTCCTGAAGATGGTTACCTGAAAAAGGCCAGCGAGTTGTGTAAAAAATACAATGTACTTTTTGTTGCCGACGAAGTGCAAACCGGTTTGGCCCGCACAGGAAAAATGCTGGCTTGCGATCATGAAGATGTTCGACCTGACATTTTGGTACTTGGAAAAGCAGTTTCGGGTGGAATTTACCCGGTGTCGTGTGTGCTGGCCGACGATGAAATTATGCTGACGATAAAACCCGGAGAACATGGCAGTACCTACGGCGGAAATCCAATAGCAGGAAAAGTTGCCATGGCCGCGCTCGATGTTATTCAGGAAGAAGGCCTGATTGAAAATGCAGAACGTCTTGGAAAGATTTTCCGTAAGGAAATGAGTGCCATCGATTCGCCACTTATAGAAATGGTACGTGGAAAAGGATTGTTAAATGCCGTTGCCATAAAACCTACCAACGGTAAAACCGCCTGGGATGTGTGTCTGGCGCTGAAAGAAAACGGATTGATTGCCAAACCAACACACGAGCACATTATTCGTTTTACGCCTCCTTTGGTAATTACCGAAGAACAATTGATGGAAGCCATTGAAATTATCAAAACCACAATCAAGCAATTTGAAGCTTAA
- a CDS encoding BatA domain-containing protein: MKFLYPTFLFALLAVAIPILIHLFSFKRYKTVYFSNVSFLKDIKKESKKKSRIKQLLLLAARILTIIFLVFAFAQPFIPTNNDAQKQSKQLVAVYIDNSFSMNALSEQGQLLEVARNKALEICMAYPPGTKFRLFTNDLNPKHQHIFNKEQFIQQVSSIQASPAVVPLSIIYNRFASETDDNEADKNLYFISDFQRSITDIDNFSQPEIFSYYFPLVPNEVANLYIDSCWVEYPAHRLGQEENMFVRIKNSSNQNYQNLPLKLFLNDSIKSITNFSVEPQNEIIANLKYNNTSSGSQLGKIEITDYPFTHDNNWYISYFVEPKLKALALYIDAGDSKEGLNYLRALFNNDDYVVLDEMNRQNLQVNRLSDYNTIFLLNFDNFSSGLLNELESVVSSGTSVVHFPKWKSDISADNRLLATFAANRIVRIDSTKQDISAIDYENKFYADVFKKREENPVLPQIDGHYRFAQNMQTDENILLAFQNGDKALSQLNYQDGKVWVFAFPLSQKNESFARDVLFVPTLYNIVLNSLPKQEMSFIVGKNNFINLPRNMKVDYNSSIEIEHSGSGEKFIPAKNLAGRNVRLEFGEQITSDGHYLIENDGNTIASMAYNYNRMESDLRYFQNNELGSRLQNNQLTNATVIDEVERNFAEIFDDIQNGRQLWKWCLLLALFFILCEVLIARFWK; this comes from the coding sequence ATGAAGTTTCTTTATCCAACATTTTTATTTGCACTACTGGCGGTTGCCATTCCAATTCTCATTCACTTGTTTAGTTTCAAGCGATACAAAACCGTGTATTTTAGCAACGTCAGTTTTTTAAAAGACATTAAAAAAGAGTCGAAAAAGAAATCGAGGATAAAACAATTACTGTTACTTGCCGCTCGGATTCTTACCATAATTTTCCTGGTTTTTGCTTTTGCCCAGCCATTTATTCCCACCAACAACGACGCGCAAAAACAAAGTAAACAATTGGTAGCCGTATACATCGACAACTCGTTTTCGATGAATGCACTTTCGGAACAAGGTCAACTGCTGGAAGTAGCGAGAAACAAAGCACTGGAAATTTGTATGGCCTACCCGCCCGGAACAAAATTCAGGCTATTCACAAACGATCTGAATCCGAAACACCAGCATATTTTTAATAAAGAACAATTTATTCAGCAGGTTTCAAGCATTCAGGCGAGTCCCGCAGTGGTACCTTTATCGATAATTTACAACCGTTTTGCCAGCGAAACAGATGATAATGAAGCGGATAAGAACCTTTATTTTATCTCTGATTTTCAGCGCAGTATTACCGACATTGATAATTTCTCTCAACCTGAAATTTTTAGTTATTACTTTCCGCTGGTACCCAATGAGGTGGCCAATTTGTATATCGACTCGTGTTGGGTAGAATATCCGGCGCACCGCTTGGGGCAGGAAGAAAATATGTTCGTTCGGATTAAAAACAGTTCGAACCAAAATTACCAAAACCTGCCACTTAAACTGTTCCTGAATGATTCGATTAAATCGATTACAAATTTCTCGGTTGAACCGCAAAACGAAATTATTGCCAACCTGAAATACAACAACACGAGCAGCGGATCGCAATTGGGAAAAATTGAGATTACCGACTACCCGTTTACGCACGATAACAACTGGTACATCAGCTATTTTGTTGAGCCAAAATTAAAAGCACTGGCACTTTATATCGACGCAGGCGACTCGAAAGAAGGGCTTAATTATTTGCGTGCCTTATTTAATAACGATGATTATGTGGTGCTTGACGAAATGAACAGACAAAATCTACAGGTAAATCGACTGAGTGATTATAACACCATATTTCTACTGAATTTTGATAATTTCTCAAGTGGTCTGTTAAATGAGCTGGAGTCAGTGGTTAGTAGTGGTACTTCTGTTGTGCATTTCCCGAAATGGAAAAGCGATATAAGTGCCGATAACCGATTACTGGCAACTTTTGCTGCCAACCGCATTGTTCGCATCGACTCTACAAAACAAGATATTTCGGCTATCGATTACGAGAATAAATTTTATGCAGACGTTTTCAAAAAGAGGGAAGAAAATCCGGTATTGCCGCAGATTGATGGACATTATCGGTTTGCACAAAACATGCAAACTGACGAGAACATTTTGCTCGCATTTCAAAATGGCGATAAAGCGCTTTCGCAACTTAACTATCAGGATGGAAAAGTGTGGGTATTTGCATTTCCACTTTCGCAAAAAAACGAATCGTTTGCACGCGATGTGTTGTTTGTACCAACACTTTACAATATTGTTTTAAATAGTTTGCCCAAACAGGAAATGTCGTTTATCGTTGGTAAAAATAATTTTATCAATCTGCCTCGAAACATGAAAGTAGATTATAACTCATCTATCGAAATCGAACATTCCGGATCGGGCGAAAAATTTATTCCGGCAAAAAACCTGGCCGGCAGAAATGTGCGACTTGAATTTGGTGAACAAATTACAAGTGATGGCCATTACCTGATTGAAAATGATGGAAATACAATTGCATCAATGGCTTATAACTACAACCGAATGGAGTCGGACTTGCGTTATTTTCAGAACAACGAATTAGGCAGTCGTCTGCAAAACAATCAGCTAACAAACGCAACAGTTATTGATGAAGTAGAGCGTAACTTCGCTGAAATTTTCGACGATATTCAAAATGGCCGCCAGCTATGGAAATGGTGTTTGCTACTAGCATTGTTCTTTATTCTTTGTGAGGTGCTCATTGCACGTTTCTGGAAATAA
- a CDS encoding isoaspartyl peptidase/L-asparaginase, which translates to MIKRALFIALFLVSGFSLVYGQKYAIVIHGGAGVMSKDKMNEAARTNYKAKLNEALELGEQMLKDGADATDAVVKVINVMENSPLFNAGKGAVFTHDGVNELDASIMEGATLNAGAVAGVRDVKNPINAAREVMVNSEHVMLSGKGASEFAKQQGLEMVPNKYFYTERRYQSLQSLLKRERERTQKDNTGTVGCAVLDSHGNLCAGTSTGGMTNKKFGRIGDSPIIGAGTYANNKTCAVSCTGHGEYYIRLGFARDISAMMEYQNLSVTEACKKEIDKLSELEGTGGVIAVDADGNIAMEFNTSGMFRGYIKSGGEKEIAIFENE; encoded by the coding sequence ATGATTAAACGAGCACTATTTATCGCCCTCTTTCTCGTATCAGGATTTTCGTTGGTTTATGGGCAGAAATATGCCATTGTAATACATGGAGGAGCCGGTGTTATGTCGAAAGATAAAATGAACGAAGCGGCACGCACTAATTACAAAGCCAAATTAAACGAAGCACTCGAGCTAGGAGAGCAAATGCTGAAAGACGGTGCCGATGCTACTGATGCTGTAGTGAAAGTGATTAATGTAATGGAAAACTCGCCACTTTTTAATGCAGGCAAAGGTGCAGTATTTACACATGACGGAGTAAACGAGCTGGATGCATCGATAATGGAAGGCGCAACACTAAATGCAGGAGCTGTTGCCGGCGTTCGGGATGTTAAAAACCCGATAAACGCTGCGCGCGAAGTAATGGTCAATTCTGAACATGTAATGCTGAGCGGAAAAGGAGCCTCGGAGTTTGCCAAGCAACAAGGGCTAGAAATGGTACCGAACAAATATTTTTACACCGAACGACGTTATCAGTCGCTGCAAAGTTTATTGAAGCGTGAACGCGAGCGCACTCAAAAAGATAATACCGGAACGGTTGGATGTGCCGTTCTTGATAGCCACGGAAATTTATGTGCCGGTACATCAACCGGCGGAATGACCAACAAGAAATTTGGACGAATTGGCGACTCGCCAATTATTGGGGCCGGTACTTACGCCAACAATAAAACATGTGCTGTTTCGTGCACGGGCCATGGCGAATATTACATAAGACTGGGCTTTGCACGCGATATTTCGGCAATGATGGAATACCAAAACCTGAGTGTTACAGAAGCCTGTAAAAAAGAAATCGATAAACTGAGCGAACTTGAAGGCACCGGAGGCGTTATTGCAGTTGATGCCGATGGTAATATTGCCATGGAATTTAACACCAGCGGAATGTTCCGTGGCTATATAAAATCAGGCGGCGAAAAAGAAATTGCTATTTTTGAAAACGAATAA